The following proteins are co-located in the Diorhabda carinulata isolate Delta chromosome 4, icDioCari1.1, whole genome shotgun sequence genome:
- the LOC130892839 gene encoding transmembrane protein 132E isoform X1 codes for MKDGIRFSTWVFLFTIGYSSCVNVHFENKDGGFFIKQQTRQHFSNPETINNAATGSGVPLSIDKFTVFQKSQPISVRATYGPFSTKQTVPAKYIVPDPLPVNTSGPSIDLQDQATHHLDMSAHIVRDEIPRDSPVLRVLFHTGTDPGGRRQVLLARHHQRVCIVLHATMGNRTPLHAACSPDGEDGVCLAQVTIPPSWWPPLPSPDKDGRPGKLTKTPPRLVQVAYSVLEPWPDEGEGCHPKMQVQPSATLGNVKLVPAKGAYKELKLTDAVTILVPHPPLFPMSRIYVPVFVDREKSKLMTAIVVKARMKSGVRFLEAVPIEGIPWNVTIDINPRHTSATVTLIRKEPPDTNSAIIPGDVIELFSWLIEISEDATENYDGSKIVWSARYEPHQDQDIEGDNRKDIRKLITRFEIQKDDIQAVVPISKNWEVLNTAVLTGLQVSQTMKVFIVSQAGKAADVTFQSSCHSEDESVLKVSSSCGSVYVDGSEARGSENGSVIVKYGTYTGIAQFTVWMPEFPLDLYVADTRLSQLKSWRVPDYHPSMSKARKRRRRSLDSNWGVTSIDETGNVVDKPICRLRYQQTSVDVYARFLASDHSSGHISYLINRRTFLRVTDLVLPWLRVSDPRIASLHGRILQGRSVGRTEVQVLSPITSRVYGSKEVRVGNDKVGLTKLYVQVVSGLQLNISPDSSLENVYVAETGITRKLTAQYQEGLLDIELEFSDRQKTPLRDIADTDYHLVVESLDPEVVAFAPMVASHHPRVIAVGEGSGDLLQVTLLLAEECRNSGKPKTKATGPLASASATINVDFSSIDLHRPDILQNDGGSYGSSKAREFSDLQDILKGSSIHLENSDEPNVLARQFQGNKGISRQLSPHHSTPLEISMYVLLAAFCCAILVFVVSCVVYASKFKPINPNISPGIHTTSTNFIIQHESNQKSKESTTNAHDWVWLGRATIEPPSQYVNNTTDMRIITNPLNMNYCEPDDSLMGNSFSNPTHIELPATDNGNSNRQIDSRTYSRGKESGQKVEISNDNDTDIQVWNKPTPPPPLPSHSPNNNNNKNNSNDDYKPPVPPHRNLSVSTTSSDSPLPKKSQHHHHHRNKNQDKINQHRLSDDIPLSKTQIPTQVNVPKQNTESCTEKDIFEFDDEPQESPKRDDNIEFVQYSNNPSNRNSTEVKTATIVGNPMFNVDATNIETGNKSMELPGLDDLQLDMDYDQIMQYFENLKESNA; via the exons ATGAAAGACGGAATACGTTTTTCAACTTgggtatttttatttacaattg GTTATTCATCATGTGTCAATGTTCATTTCGAAAACAAAGATGGTGGTTtctttataaaacaacaaacaCGTCAACATTTTTCCAATCCAGAAACTATAAACAATGCAGCTACGGGCAGTGGAGTTCCTTTATCGATTGATAAATTTACAGTTTTCCAAAAATCCCAACCGATTTCAGTTAGAGCTACTTATGGCCCGTTTAGTACAAAACAAACTGTACCGGCGAAATACATCGTACCGGATCCTTTACCTGTAAATACCTCAG GACCTAGTATTGATTTACAAGACCAAGCAACTCACCATCTTGACATGTCCGCTCACATTGTCCGGGACGAAATACCAAGAGATTCTCCAGTACTACGAGTGCTATTTCATACCGGTACTGATCCAGGAGGCAGACGACAAGTGTTATTAGCGAGACACCATCAAAGAGTGTGTATCGTCCTTCACGCTACTATGGGAAATAGGACGCCATTACATGCGGCTTGCAGTCCAGATGGGGAAGACGGAGTTTGTTTAGCTCAg GTTACCATTCCACCTTCGTGGTGGCCACCCCTACCGTCACCTGATAAGGATGGCAGGCCAGGAAAACTTACCAAAACACCCCCTAGATTAGTACAAGTCGCATATTCGGTACTGGAACCTTGGCCAGACGAAGGAGAAGGTTGTCATCCGAAGATGCAAGTACAACCATCAGCTACACTAGGCAACGTTAAACTAGTACCAGCTAAAGGAGCTTATAAGGAATTGAAACTAACAGATGCCGTTACAATATTAGTTCCCCATCCACCTCTGTTTCCAATGTCGAGGATTTATGTGCCCGTTTTTGTCGATAGGgaaaaatccaaattgatgaCCGCGATTGTTGTTAA agCAAGAATGAAGAGCGGTGTTCGTTTTTTGGAAGCAGTACCAATCGAAGGCATACCTTGGAACGTTACCATTGATATTAATCCTCGACATACAAGCGCAACTGTAACTTTAATCAGAAAAGAACCTCCAGATACTAATTCAGCAATAATACCAGGAGA tgTCATTGAATTGTTTTCGTGGTTGATCGAAATATCCGAAGACGCTACTGAAAACTATGATGGTAGTAAAATTGTTTGGTCGGCTAGATATGAGCCTCATCAAGATCAGGATATTGAAGGCGATAATCGTAAGGATATCAGAAAATTGATTACACGTTTCGAGATACAAAAAGACGATATACAAGCAGTCGTACCTATAAGTAAA aattgGGAAGTATTGAATACTGCAGTGTTAACAGGTCTCCAAGTATCCCAAACAATGAAAGTATTTATTGTATCTCAAGCTGGTAAAGCTGCCGATGTAACTTTTCAGTCATCTTGTCATTCTGAAGACGAAAGCGTATTAAAG GTTTCATCGTCTTGTGGTTCGGTTTACGTAGATGGTAGTGAAGCTAGGGGTTCCGAAAATGGTTCAGTTATAGTCAAATATGGTACATATACTGGGATAGCTCAATTCACTGTATGGATGCCAGAGTTTCCTTTGGATTTATATGTGGCCGATACAAGATTATCGCAACTGAAATCATGGAGGGTACCGGATTATCATCCTAG tatgTCTAAAGCGAGGAAGAGAAGGCGACGTTCTTTGGATAGTAACTGGGGTGTTACATCAATCGATGAAACCGGTAACGTAGTGGACAAACCTATATGTCGATTACGATACCAACAAACTTCTGTTGATGTATACGCACGTTTCCTAGCATCCGATCACTCATCAGGACACATAAGCTATTTAATAAACAGAAGAACGTTCCTGAGAGTAACCGATTTGGTTTTACCGTGGTTACGAGTTAGTGATCCGAGAATAGCTAGTTTACACGGTAGGATTTTACAAGGTAGAAGTGTAGGTAGGACTGAAGTACag GTTTTATCACCGATAACTAGTAGAGTTTATGGTTCGAAAGAAGTTAGAGTCGGTAATGATAAAGTTGGTTTAACCAAACTTTACGTACAAGTAGTTTCCGGACTGCAACTTAATATTTCTCCTGATAGTTCATTGGAGAACGTTTATGTGGCCGAAACCGGTATCACTAGGAAATTAACTGCTCAATATCAG gaaGGACTACTGGATATTGAACTGGAATTTTCTGACAGACAGAAAACTCCTCTAAGGGATATTGCTGATACTGATTATCATCTAGTAGTTGAAAGTTTAGATCCTGAAGTGGTGGCTTTCGCTCCGATGGTCGCTTCTCATCATCCAAGAGTAATAGCTGTTGGAGAAGGTAGCGGAGATCTATTGCAG gTGACTTTGTTATTAGCGGAAGAATGTAGAAATAGCGGTAAACCGAAAACTAAGGCTACAGGACCCTTAGCTTCGGCTTCTGCAACTATTAACGTCGATTTTAGTTCGATTGATCTTCATCGACCTGACATTTTACAAAATGACGGTGGTAGTTACGGTTCATCGAAGGCTAGAGAATTTTCAGATCTTCAGGATATCCTGAAAG gTTCTTCAattcatttggaaaattctGATGAGCCTAACGTATTAGCACGACAATTTCAAGGAAACAAAGGAATATCTCGTCAATTATCACCGCATCATTCTACTCCTCTAGAAATTAGCATGTACGTTTTGCTTGCCGCATTTTGTTGCGCCATCTTg GTTTTTGTTGTATCCTGTGTTGTATACGCATCGAAGTTCAAACCGATTAATCCTAATATTTCACCCGGTATTCATACAACATCGACAAATTTCATAATCCAACATGAATCTAACCAAAAATCGAAAGAATCTACCACCAACGCTCACGATTGGGTCTGGTTAGGTAGAGCTACCATAGAACCGCCATCACAATACGTAAACAACACTACGGATATGAGGATCATTACGAATCCTTTGAATATGAATTATTGCGAACCGGACGATTCTCTTATGGGGAACAGTTTCAGTAACCCCACGCATATAGAACTACCGGCTACCGATAACGGAAATTCTAACAGGCAGATCGATAGCAGAACTTATTCCAGAGGGAAAGAAAGTGGACAAAAAGTTGAGATTTCCAATGATAACGATACAGATATACAAGTTTG gAACAAACCGACTCCACCGCCACCGTTACCATCACATTCccctaataataataataataagaataattcgAATGATGATTATAAACCGCCTGTACCTCCACACCGTAATTTAAGCGTTTCTACAACTTCTTCTGATTCTCCTCTTCCTAAAAAATCTCAACATCACCACCATCACCGTAACAAGAATCAAGACAAAATTAATCAACACAG attatCGGATGATATACCACTTTCGAAAACCCAAATACCCACTCAGGTAAACGTTCCAAAGCAAAATACAGAAAGTTGTACAgaaaaagatatatttgaatttgacgACGAACCTCAAGAATCTCCAAAACGTGACGATAATATCGAGTTTGTACAGTATTCAAATAATCCCA GTAATAGAAATAGCACGGAAGTAAAAACAGCAACCATAGTGGGCAATCCAATGTTTAACGTCGATGCAACAAATATTGAAACGGGTAATAAATCCATGGAGCTACCAGGTCTCGATGATTTGCAACTAGACATGGATTACGATCAAATCATGCAGTATTTCGAAAATCTCAAG GAATCGAATGCCTGA
- the LOC130892839 gene encoding transmembrane protein 132E isoform X2, with protein sequence MQVQPSATLGNVKLVPAKGAYKELKLTDAVTILVPHPPLFPMSRIYVPVFVDREKSKLMTAIVVKARMKSGVRFLEAVPIEGIPWNVTIDINPRHTSATVTLIRKEPPDTNSAIIPGDVIELFSWLIEISEDATENYDGSKIVWSARYEPHQDQDIEGDNRKDIRKLITRFEIQKDDIQAVVPISKNWEVLNTAVLTGLQVSQTMKVFIVSQAGKAADVTFQSSCHSEDESVLKVSSSCGSVYVDGSEARGSENGSVIVKYGTYTGIAQFTVWMPEFPLDLYVADTRLSQLKSWRVPDYHPSMSKARKRRRRSLDSNWGVTSIDETGNVVDKPICRLRYQQTSVDVYARFLASDHSSGHISYLINRRTFLRVTDLVLPWLRVSDPRIASLHGRILQGRSVGRTEVQVLSPITSRVYGSKEVRVGNDKVGLTKLYVQVVSGLQLNISPDSSLENVYVAETGITRKLTAQYQEGLLDIELEFSDRQKTPLRDIADTDYHLVVESLDPEVVAFAPMVASHHPRVIAVGEGSGDLLQVTLLLAEECRNSGKPKTKATGPLASASATINVDFSSIDLHRPDILQNDGGSYGSSKAREFSDLQDILKGSSIHLENSDEPNVLARQFQGNKGISRQLSPHHSTPLEISMYVLLAAFCCAILVFVVSCVVYASKFKPINPNISPGIHTTSTNFIIQHESNQKSKESTTNAHDWVWLGRATIEPPSQYVNNTTDMRIITNPLNMNYCEPDDSLMGNSFSNPTHIELPATDNGNSNRQIDSRTYSRGKESGQKVEISNDNDTDIQVWNKPTPPPPLPSHSPNNNNNKNNSNDDYKPPVPPHRNLSVSTTSSDSPLPKKSQHHHHHRNKNQDKINQHRLSDDIPLSKTQIPTQVNVPKQNTESCTEKDIFEFDDEPQESPKRDDNIEFVQYSNNPSNRNSTEVKTATIVGNPMFNVDATNIETGNKSMELPGLDDLQLDMDYDQIMQYFENLKESNA encoded by the exons ATGCAAGTACAACCATCAGCTACACTAGGCAACGTTAAACTAGTACCAGCTAAAGGAGCTTATAAGGAATTGAAACTAACAGATGCCGTTACAATATTAGTTCCCCATCCACCTCTGTTTCCAATGTCGAGGATTTATGTGCCCGTTTTTGTCGATAGGgaaaaatccaaattgatgaCCGCGATTGTTGTTAA agCAAGAATGAAGAGCGGTGTTCGTTTTTTGGAAGCAGTACCAATCGAAGGCATACCTTGGAACGTTACCATTGATATTAATCCTCGACATACAAGCGCAACTGTAACTTTAATCAGAAAAGAACCTCCAGATACTAATTCAGCAATAATACCAGGAGA tgTCATTGAATTGTTTTCGTGGTTGATCGAAATATCCGAAGACGCTACTGAAAACTATGATGGTAGTAAAATTGTTTGGTCGGCTAGATATGAGCCTCATCAAGATCAGGATATTGAAGGCGATAATCGTAAGGATATCAGAAAATTGATTACACGTTTCGAGATACAAAAAGACGATATACAAGCAGTCGTACCTATAAGTAAA aattgGGAAGTATTGAATACTGCAGTGTTAACAGGTCTCCAAGTATCCCAAACAATGAAAGTATTTATTGTATCTCAAGCTGGTAAAGCTGCCGATGTAACTTTTCAGTCATCTTGTCATTCTGAAGACGAAAGCGTATTAAAG GTTTCATCGTCTTGTGGTTCGGTTTACGTAGATGGTAGTGAAGCTAGGGGTTCCGAAAATGGTTCAGTTATAGTCAAATATGGTACATATACTGGGATAGCTCAATTCACTGTATGGATGCCAGAGTTTCCTTTGGATTTATATGTGGCCGATACAAGATTATCGCAACTGAAATCATGGAGGGTACCGGATTATCATCCTAG tatgTCTAAAGCGAGGAAGAGAAGGCGACGTTCTTTGGATAGTAACTGGGGTGTTACATCAATCGATGAAACCGGTAACGTAGTGGACAAACCTATATGTCGATTACGATACCAACAAACTTCTGTTGATGTATACGCACGTTTCCTAGCATCCGATCACTCATCAGGACACATAAGCTATTTAATAAACAGAAGAACGTTCCTGAGAGTAACCGATTTGGTTTTACCGTGGTTACGAGTTAGTGATCCGAGAATAGCTAGTTTACACGGTAGGATTTTACAAGGTAGAAGTGTAGGTAGGACTGAAGTACag GTTTTATCACCGATAACTAGTAGAGTTTATGGTTCGAAAGAAGTTAGAGTCGGTAATGATAAAGTTGGTTTAACCAAACTTTACGTACAAGTAGTTTCCGGACTGCAACTTAATATTTCTCCTGATAGTTCATTGGAGAACGTTTATGTGGCCGAAACCGGTATCACTAGGAAATTAACTGCTCAATATCAG gaaGGACTACTGGATATTGAACTGGAATTTTCTGACAGACAGAAAACTCCTCTAAGGGATATTGCTGATACTGATTATCATCTAGTAGTTGAAAGTTTAGATCCTGAAGTGGTGGCTTTCGCTCCGATGGTCGCTTCTCATCATCCAAGAGTAATAGCTGTTGGAGAAGGTAGCGGAGATCTATTGCAG gTGACTTTGTTATTAGCGGAAGAATGTAGAAATAGCGGTAAACCGAAAACTAAGGCTACAGGACCCTTAGCTTCGGCTTCTGCAACTATTAACGTCGATTTTAGTTCGATTGATCTTCATCGACCTGACATTTTACAAAATGACGGTGGTAGTTACGGTTCATCGAAGGCTAGAGAATTTTCAGATCTTCAGGATATCCTGAAAG gTTCTTCAattcatttggaaaattctGATGAGCCTAACGTATTAGCACGACAATTTCAAGGAAACAAAGGAATATCTCGTCAATTATCACCGCATCATTCTACTCCTCTAGAAATTAGCATGTACGTTTTGCTTGCCGCATTTTGTTGCGCCATCTTg GTTTTTGTTGTATCCTGTGTTGTATACGCATCGAAGTTCAAACCGATTAATCCTAATATTTCACCCGGTATTCATACAACATCGACAAATTTCATAATCCAACATGAATCTAACCAAAAATCGAAAGAATCTACCACCAACGCTCACGATTGGGTCTGGTTAGGTAGAGCTACCATAGAACCGCCATCACAATACGTAAACAACACTACGGATATGAGGATCATTACGAATCCTTTGAATATGAATTATTGCGAACCGGACGATTCTCTTATGGGGAACAGTTTCAGTAACCCCACGCATATAGAACTACCGGCTACCGATAACGGAAATTCTAACAGGCAGATCGATAGCAGAACTTATTCCAGAGGGAAAGAAAGTGGACAAAAAGTTGAGATTTCCAATGATAACGATACAGATATACAAGTTTG gAACAAACCGACTCCACCGCCACCGTTACCATCACATTCccctaataataataataataagaataattcgAATGATGATTATAAACCGCCTGTACCTCCACACCGTAATTTAAGCGTTTCTACAACTTCTTCTGATTCTCCTCTTCCTAAAAAATCTCAACATCACCACCATCACCGTAACAAGAATCAAGACAAAATTAATCAACACAG attatCGGATGATATACCACTTTCGAAAACCCAAATACCCACTCAGGTAAACGTTCCAAAGCAAAATACAGAAAGTTGTACAgaaaaagatatatttgaatttgacgACGAACCTCAAGAATCTCCAAAACGTGACGATAATATCGAGTTTGTACAGTATTCAAATAATCCCA GTAATAGAAATAGCACGGAAGTAAAAACAGCAACCATAGTGGGCAATCCAATGTTTAACGTCGATGCAACAAATATTGAAACGGGTAATAAATCCATGGAGCTACCAGGTCTCGATGATTTGCAACTAGACATGGATTACGATCAAATCATGCAGTATTTCGAAAATCTCAAG GAATCGAATGCCTGA
- the LOC130892841 gene encoding zinc finger protein 879-like: MIAVEDYPTITFQNSNFPTTVFQKLFEQKKASKFCDITLFVNNRIIKAHRNVLACSSPYFDSILKNHKVQREKLEISCTDTTIFNAVLNFMYTGEISINHSIIEELLRLADHFILTTIVEYCIDFLGSKLNVNNCLFTFFLSKQYKLKHLNDVIESWIAKNIDDICKGEEILRLDKKQLHDFFTNKNFVLTTTTALNLLSLWVQKDLEKREKHFDQLIKCFPTNDLEPIEVFKHLETNNLYNKSEFCLYIILDYLIVNNWMLSNFKTRYDVLHVKYGQISQDKVMDIDIKQKKIMVSEKLETPIKNSLLVKAKLRNRKQNILKKLMLFGLQPSVRMAALKMLICKKKPLLLDDEEKEEYEVSTDTDEKVVIKCPICFTTINDSLLLEQHLALSHAKNVTYKCGLCSFVCQYHGDYLNHMKTHFSGPPFKCDFCNFSVEQISKLITHRAHHLDESIYQCTFCTFKCRLKQNYISHMKMHTPDMFKCDHCSKTFRFSQNLEAHLLTHSADKNLSCDLCGFHTKFISHMIAHKRIHAADIYRCSYPHCKYTTSKKTQLASHAKSHNGVRPHVCGVCGRSFMEKSHLVRHERIHLEEKPFKCSHCDYASSRRDKLKEHYTRHHGENASAKVPYKARPLRNNGGTSKPKPQSTPDLPTTTTNTNVNFTQTNSSTVAPSTLGSEIQELIMHHQNHTTPSATNLTVLNSTYHHFGANESSDFHHAHAVHTHNIHNQILGTTTGGSHNQRSTSSNTQHSNNNLVNHHMLSAAAAVRSNPTTATSTAAAVAAAMMLDPRFHHNSAVPYPPNTPVSMAMAVAQSTQPNQSSNQQTTDYPPTLQNCMPLF, from the exons aTGATTGCCGTTGAGGATTACCCAACTATAACATTCCAAAATTCTAATTTTCCGACGactgtatttcaaaaattattcgaaCAAAAAAAAGCCAGCAAATTTTGTGATATCACTCTTTTTGTAAACAATAGGATAATAAAAGCACATAGAAATGTTCTGGCTTGCAGTTCACcctattttgattcaattttaaaaaatcataaagttCAAAGagagaaattagaaatttcttGTACCGATACTACAATTTTTAATGCTGTACTTAATTTTATGTACACGGGAGAAATAAGTATAAATCATTCTATTATAGAAGAATTATTAAGACTGGCTGATCACTTTATATTAACGACAATTGTGGAATACTGTATAGATTTCTTAGGCTCTAAATTGAATGTAAACAACTGTCTCTTTACGTTTTTTCTTTCGAAACAATATAAGTTGAAGCATTTAAATGATGTCATAGAAAGTTGGattgcaaaaaatattgatgatatatGTAAAGGAGAAGAAATTCTCCGCTTAGATAAGAAACAACTCCATGATTTCTTCACCAACAAG aactttGTTTTAACTACTACAACTGCTCTTAATTTATTATCCTTATGGGTTCAGAAGGATCTTGAGAAAAGAGAGAAACATTTTGATCAGCTCATTAAATGTTTCCCTACTAATGATTTAGAACCTATAGAAGTTTtcaaacatttagaaacaaataatttgtataacAAGAGTgagttttgtttatatataattttggattatttaattgtgaataattggatgctttcaaatttcaaaacaagATATGATGTCTTACACGTAAAATATGGACAg atttcACAAGATAAAGTAATGGATATTGATATaaagcaaaagaaaattatggTTTCGGAAAAATTAGAAACACCTATTAAAAATTCACTATTAGTTAAAGCAAAATTGAGAAATAGGaaacagaatattttgaagaaattgatgCTTTTCGGATTGCAACCTAGCGTAAGAATGGCTGCTTTGAAAATGctaatttgcaaaaaaaaaccATTGTTATTAGACgacgaagaaaaagaagaatatgaag tttccaCAGATACAGATGAAAAAGTTGTCATCAAATGCCCGATATGTTTTACCACAATAAATGATAGTTTACTACTAGAGCAACATCTAGCTTTAAGTCACGCTAAAAATGTAACTTACAAATGTGGTTTATGTTCATTTGTTTGTCAATACCACGGCGATTATTTGAATCATATGAAAACCCATTTCAGTGGACCACCTTTTAAATGTGACTTTT GTAACTTCAGCGTGGAACAAATATCGAAGCTAATAACACACCGTGCTCATCATTTAGACGAATCCATTTACCAATGCACGTTTTGTACTTTCAAATGTCGCCTTAAACAAAACTACATCTCTCACATGAAAATGCACACTCCAGATATGTTTAAATGCGATCATTGTTCAAAAACCTTCAGGTTCAGCCAAAATCTCGAAGCTCATCTTTTAACTCATTCAGCAGACAAGAATTTATCTTGCGATTTATGCGGATTTCATACAAAATTCATAAGTCATATGATCGCTCACAAAAGAATACACgcag cTGATATATATCGTTGTTCATATCCTCATTGTAAATACACAACGTCGAAAAAAACTCAGTTAGCCAGTCACGCTAAAAGTCACAACGGCGTGAGGCCGCACGTGTGCGGCGTTTGCGGTcgcagttttatggaaaaatctCATCTTGTACGTCACGAACGTATCCATTTGGAAGAAAAACCTTTCAAATGTTCGCATTGCGATTACGCTAGCTCTAGAAGGGATAAACTCAAGGAGCACTATACTAGACATCACGGAGAAAACGCTTCAGCTAAAGTACCTTATAAAGCCAGACCTTTGAGGAATAATGGCGGTACTTCTAAACCGAAACCTCag agTACTCCGGATTTGCctacaacaacaacaaatacCAACGTTAACTTCACACAGACAAATAGTTCAACCGTAGCCCCATCAACTCTCGGTTCGGAAATTCAAGAATTGATAATGCACCATCAGAACCACACCACACCCTCAG cGACCAATCTGACTGTTTTAAACTCGACCTATCATCATTTCGGCGCTAACGAATCATCTGATTTCCACCACGCCCACGCCGTTCATACCCATAACATCCACAATCAAATATTGGGAACGACTACTGGGGGTAGTCACAATCAAAGATCCACAAGCAGTAATACCCAACATTCTAATAATAACCTTGTAAATCATCATATGTTGTCAGCTGCGGCTGCTGTACGTTCTAATCCTACGACTGCGACTTCTACAGCCGCGGCTGTAGCTGCTGCAATGATGTTAGATCCAAGATTTCATCATAATTCTGCG gTACCTTATCCTCCGAATACACCAGTTTCGATGGCAATGGCAGTGGCACAATCAACACAACCGAATCAGTCTTCGAATCAACAAACAACAGATTATCCTCCAACGTTGCAAAATTGCATGCCTTTATTCTAG
- the LOC130892844 gene encoding COA8 family protein CG14806, mitochondrial isoform X1: MATVSLLPKNSVNNASIKFIQRMKSSQTITFNERSSETPIIVMRERNQVEVIGPPDPDSNLRPIIRKRQFNETPLQTKLREMQNDTQNWNQHFWSNHNRKFVKEKQDFIDDLINKDKDKQITADEMSGFYKKFLNDNWKTHVRYNKEWYIRNLTILMYSLGVTLEKNTLSFLTKFK, from the exons ATGGCCACCGTAAGTCTTTTACCGAAAAACAGTGTAAATAATGCATCAATCAAG ttcattCAGCGAATGAAATCATCTCAAACAATTACATTTAATGAAAGAAGTTCGGAAACTCCGATTATAGTAATGCGAGAAAGAAATCAAGTTGAAGTTATAGGTCCGCCAGACCCGGATTCTAACCTTAGACCTATTATAAGAAAACGACAATTTAACGAAACACCACTACAAACGAAACTAAGGGAAATGCAAAATGATACCCAGAACTGGaatcaacatttctggagtaaTCATAATAGAAAGTTCGTCAAA gaaaaacaagattttattGATGATTTAATTAACAAAGATAAGGATAAACAAATTACAGCGGATGAAATGAGTggattctataaaaaatttttgaatgataatTGGAAAACTCATGTTAGGTACAACAAAGAGTGGTACATTAGGAATTTGACTATTTTAATGTATTCACTGGGTGTTACGTTAGAGAAAAATACTTTAAGTTTCCTCACAAAATTCAAGTGA
- the LOC130892844 gene encoding COA8 family protein CG14806, mitochondrial isoform X2, with amino-acid sequence MATFIQRMKSSQTITFNERSSETPIIVMRERNQVEVIGPPDPDSNLRPIIRKRQFNETPLQTKLREMQNDTQNWNQHFWSNHNRKFVKEKQDFIDDLINKDKDKQITADEMSGFYKKFLNDNWKTHVRYNKEWYIRNLTILMYSLGVTLEKNTLSFLTKFK; translated from the exons ATGGCCACC ttcattCAGCGAATGAAATCATCTCAAACAATTACATTTAATGAAAGAAGTTCGGAAACTCCGATTATAGTAATGCGAGAAAGAAATCAAGTTGAAGTTATAGGTCCGCCAGACCCGGATTCTAACCTTAGACCTATTATAAGAAAACGACAATTTAACGAAACACCACTACAAACGAAACTAAGGGAAATGCAAAATGATACCCAGAACTGGaatcaacatttctggagtaaTCATAATAGAAAGTTCGTCAAA gaaaaacaagattttattGATGATTTAATTAACAAAGATAAGGATAAACAAATTACAGCGGATGAAATGAGTggattctataaaaaatttttgaatgataatTGGAAAACTCATGTTAGGTACAACAAAGAGTGGTACATTAGGAATTTGACTATTTTAATGTATTCACTGGGTGTTACGTTAGAGAAAAATACTTTAAGTTTCCTCACAAAATTCAAGTGA